A part of Gossypium hirsutum isolate 1008001.06 chromosome A07, Gossypium_hirsutum_v2.1, whole genome shotgun sequence genomic DNA contains:
- the LOC107938767 gene encoding probable RNA-binding protein ARP1: protein MAVGDTTYTKIFVGGLAWETKRDTLKRYFEQFGEILEAVVINDKSTGKSKGYGFVTFKDADSAIRACYNPFPVIDGRKANCNVAAFGGHKNPPTSASHHGIQPLISPPPPSRVMAPPSIGTPAFYRQLVPQYGLPYSAYGYPGYTHNSYPLNYYNVYGGQHLASQYTTGVYLTYFPLYPQYPKYRALAPSPVAAAPARAEEVKAIVGAASSAQSSAL, encoded by the exons ATGGCAGTTGGTGACACCACTTACACCAAGATCTTTGTTGGAGGTTTGGCTTGGGAAACTAAAAGAGATACCCTCAAACGTTATTTTGAGCAGTTTGGAGAGATCTTAGAAGCTGTTGTTATCAATGATAAAAGCACTGGAAAATCTAAAGGTTATGGCTTT GTAACTTTCAAGGATGCTGATTCAGCGATTAGGGCTTGTTATAATCCATTTCCTGTGATTGATGGAAGAAAAGCAAACTGTAATGTTGCAGCTTTTGGTGGCCACAAGAATCCTCCAACTTCTGCATCTCACCATGGTATTCAACCCTTAATTAGCCCGCCACCACCATCTCGAGTGATGGCGCCTCCAAGCATTGGTACCCCCGCATTTTACCGTCAACTCGTTCCACAATACGGACTACCTTACTCGGCTTACGG GTATCCGGGTTACACACACAACAGTTATCCATTG AACTATTACAATGTATATGGAGGGCAACATTTGGCATCCCAATACACAACTGGAGTCTACTTAACTTACTTCCCACTCTATCCCCAGTATCCCAAATACCGAGCATTGGCACCCTCTCCAGTTGCTGCCGCACCAGCAAGAGCGGAAGAAGTTAAAGCTATAGTAGGAGCTGCTTCCTCTGCACAAAGTTCAGCACTGTAA
- the LOC107938771 gene encoding pentatricopeptide repeat-containing protein At2g13600, producing MKTALKALFLTNPSQNFNSYIKECASLLKNFSEKGLVTEGTVLHSHLLKKGIFSEKFIAIKMLIMYLDFRKLAEANQIVKEFNGFDLVVQNCLIKANTEWGNLVEARKLFDEMPERNEVTWTTLISGFMKYGRWEESMWYFEMNPFKNVVSWTAGISGFLKNGFSFRGLKLFLRLLESGVKPNQVTFTSVISACIETGDFDLGMSVLGLIVKTGFEDNVSVCNSLITFCLRMHEFDLARRVFDRMETRDVISWTAILDMYVEMGDLGEARRIFDEMPERNEVSWSAVIARYSQSGDHLEALKLFRQMVQEGLRPTISCFSCILSTLSNVKNLQAGRNIHAYVKKIGIEGDIFISSSLVDLYCKCGDTKDGRFIFNSIKKKNVVSWNAMLGGYSMNRQMDEAKYFFDNMPTRSNVSWGIIIGGYVENKQFDKVFEVFNEMLLSGETPTKLTFSSVLSTCASVASLEKGKDIHGKILKLGFHYDVYLGTALTDMYAKSGDIESSKQVFDRMSERNEFSWTVMIQGLAESGFADGSLSLFEEMKRSSSVAPNEFMLLSVLFACSHCGLVDKGLEFFGAMESVYGLKPKERHYTCVVDMLSRSGRLYEAEELINSMPFQPEANALAALLSGCKTYKNEEIAERTARKLVEFAEKNSAGLVLLSNIYASAGRWVDVSNVRKLMREKGLKKSGGCSWVEVRNHLYSFYSEDGTHSKLAEIYDILELLRSEMMAS from the coding sequence ATGAAAACTGCATTGAAAGCCCTTTTCTTAACAAACCCAAGCCAAAACTTCAACTCTTATATTAAAGAATGTGCTTCTTTATTAAAGAATTTCTCAGAAAAAGGCTTGGTCACTGAAGGAACTGTCCTTCACAGCCATTTACTGAAGAAGGGTATTTTTTCTGAGAAATTTATAGCTATCAAGATGTTAATAATGTACCTTGATTTTAGGAAATTAGCTGAAGCTAATCAGATAGTGAAAGAGTTTAATGGGTTTGATTtagttgtccaaaactgtttgaTTAAAGCTAATACAGAATGGGGAAATTTGGTTGAAGCTCGAAAACTGTTCGATGAAATGCCTGAAAGAAACGAGGTTACGTGGACTACGTTGATTTCAGGTTTCATGAAATATGGAAGATGGGAAGAATCAATGTGGTATTTTGAAATGAACCCATTCAAGAATGTGGTTTCCTGGACCGCTGGGATAAGTGGGTTCTTGAAAAACGGGTTCAGTTTTCGTGGTTTGAAACTTTTTTTAAGGTTGCTTGAATCTGGGGTTAAGCCTAATCAAGTTACTTTTACTTCTGTGATTAGCGCGTGTATAGAAACTGGGGACTTTGATTTGGGAATGAGTGTTTTGGGACTGATAGTGAAAACCGGGTTTGAGGATAATGTCTCGGTTTGTAACTCTTTGATAACATTTTGTTTAAGGATGCATGAATTTGATTTGGCAAGGAGGGTGTTTGATCGCATGGAAACAAGAGATGTCATCTCTTGGACAGCGATTTTGGACATGTATGTGGAGATGGGGGACTTGGGAGAGGCAAGGAGGATTTTTGATGAGATGCCAGAAAGAAATGAAGTTTCTTGGAGTGCAGTTATTGCTAGGTATAGTCAGAGTGGTGATCATCTAGAGGCCTTGAAACTCTTTCGACAAATGGTTCAAGAAGGCCTTAGGCCGACTATCTCTTGTTTTTCTTGCATTCTTAGTACATTGTCTAACGTTAAGAATTTACAAGCAGGGAGGAACATCCATGCTTATGTTAAGAAAATTGGGATCGAGGGAGACATTTTCATCAGTAGTTCTCTTGTTGATTTATACTGTAAATGTGGAGATACTAAAGATGGGCGATTCATTTTTAATTCCATCAAAAAGAAGAATGTGGTTTCATGGAATGCTATGCTTGGTGGCTATAGTATGAATAGACAAATGGATGAAGCTAAGTATTTCTTTGATAACATGCCTACTCGAAGTAACGTCTCTTGGGGTATTATAATTGGTGGCTATGTAGAAAATAAGCAATTTGATAAGGTGTTTGAAGTATTCAATGAAATGCTTTTGTCTGGGGAAACTCCAACAAAGCTCACTTTCTCAAGTGTGCTTTCTACTTGTGCAAGTGTGGCTTCGTTGGAAAAAGGCAAGGATATCCATGGAAAGATCTTAAAACTAGGGTTCCATTATGATGTTTACTTGGGGACTGCCTTAACTGATATGTATGCAAAATCTGGTGATATTGAAAGCTCTAAGCAGGTCTTTGATAGAATGTCAGAGAGAAATGAATTTTCATGGACTGTTATGATTCAAGGCCTTGCAGAAAGTGGTTTTGCAGATGGTTCTCTTTCCTTGTTTGAAGAAATGAAAAGAAGTTCCTCTGTTGCTCCTAATGAGTTCATGCTTTTATCAGTTTTATTTGCGTGTTCTCATTGCGGGTTAGTTGATAAAGGACTTGAGTTCTTTGGTGCAATGGAGTCAGTATATGGTCTAAAGCCAAAAGAAAGACATTACACGTGCGTAGTAGATATGCTGTCTCGATCTGGACGCTTATATGAAGCTGAAGAGTTGATAAATTCCATGCCATTTCAACCTGAAGCTAATGCACTGGCAGCTCTACTAAGTGGTTGCAAGACATACAAAAATGAGGAGATAGCTGAGAGAACGGCTAGAAAACTTGTTGAATTTGCTGAGAAAAACTCCGCTGGATTAGTCTTGTTGTCAAACATATACGCTTCAGCCGGAAGATGGGTTGATGTTTCAAATGTTAGGAAATTAATGAGGGAGAAGGGATTGAAAAAGAGTGGTGGCTGCAGTTGGGTTGAGGTGAGAAACCATCTATATTCTTTTTATTCGGAAGATGGAACACACTCAAAATTAGCTGAGATTTACGATATCTTGGAGCTCTTGAGATCTGAAATGATGGCTTCTTAA